The proteins below are encoded in one region of Fulvia fulva chromosome 9, complete sequence:
- a CDS encoding Carboxypeptidase cpdS, translated as MKFSILASAALAADGALALQNPHRKAPAKVKRSAEARPELNARTAGKAPQYYTDKTKKYEVNGTGLPQVPFDIGESYAGTLPISNNTNDENRLFFWFFPSSNEKASDEITIWLNGGPGCSSLDGLFQENGPFLWQSGTYDPVPNPYSWTNLTNIVYVDQPIGTGFSPAAKGEPAKIKNEQEVAEDFMAFWENFMTTFDLTDRKVYITGESYAGQYIPYIAYYMLKANDKKYFNVKGIQINDPSINEDNVLNEAPAVWHLNDYANIFGLNESFMKDVNERAVKCGYIDFMEKALTFPPTGPLPNAPNASAPGCDVWGDIVTAEIYVNPCFNIYHLTDYCPFLWDELGFPSLGWGPNNYFNQSDVQKALNVPPTNYAICGNPDLGLSNDQSVPSALGPLPRVIEMTNNVIIGHGWLDYLLLANGTLATIQNMTWNGKQGFQQRPTEDFFVPYPDNADEVISAILYQSNIPSIPLYTVLAGAGVAGTTHTERGLTFVTVNNAGHEIPQYTPGAAYRQLEFLLGRIPSLTTVGPYTTQIGNMTAKGNYTAYTTARIRFE; from the exons ATGAAGTTCTCGATTCTGGCATCAGCTGCGCTGGCCGCTGATGGAGCACTGGCTCTGCAGAATCCACACCGCAAGGCACCAGCGAAAGTAAAACGCAGTGCGGAAGCACGTCCAGAGCTGAACGCCAGAACAGCAGGAAAAGCTCCTCAGTACTATACCGACAAGACCAAGA AGTATGAGGTCAATGGCACTGGCCTCCCTCAAGTACCATTCGACATCGGCGAGTCATACGCAGGTACCTTGCCCATCAGCAACAATACCAACGATGAGAACAGACTGTTCTTCTGGTTCTTCCCCTCTTCGAATGAGAAAGCTTCGGATGAGATCACAATCTGGCTGAACGGCGGTCCAGGATGCAGTTCGCTTGATGGTCTGTTCCAGGAAAACGGTCCCTTCTTATGGCAGAGTGGTACATATGATCCAGTGCCGAATCCGTACTCATGGACAAATTTGACGAACATCGTCTACGTCGATCAGCCCATCGGAACTGGTTTCAGTCCTGCAGCAAAGGGCGAGCCAGCCAAGATCAAGAACGAGCAGGAGGTTGCCGAAGACTTCATGGCTTTCTGGGAAAACTTTATGACCACATTCGATCTTACCGACCGTAAGGTGTATATCACTGGCGAGAGTTATGCTGGCCAGTACATCCcctatatcgcctactacATGTTGAAGGCAAACGACAAAAAGTACTTCAACGTCAAGGGCATTCAAATCAACGATCCCAGCATCAACGAGGACAACGTCCTCAACGAGGCGCCGGCTGTCTGGCATCTCAACGACTACGCAAACATCTTCGGACTTAACGAGAGTTTCATGAAGGATGTCAACGAGCGAGCAGTGAAGTGCGGTTACATTGACTTCATGGAGAAAGCACTCACTTTCCCACCAACGGGACCACTGCCCAATGCTCCCAATGCCTCAGCCCCAGGGTGTGATGTTTGGGGCGATATCGTGACTGCAGAGATCTACGTGAACCCATGTTTCAACATCTACCACTTGACAGATTACTGCCCGTTCTTGTGGGATGAGCTGGGCTTCCCATCACTTGGCTGGGGCCCAAACAACTACTTCAACCAGAGCGACGTACAGAAGGCCCTCAATGTCCCGCCTACGAACTACGCCATCTGTGGAAACCCCGATCTTGGCTTGAGCAACGACCAGAGTGTACCCTCCGCTTTGGGACCTCTCCCACGTGTCATCGAGATGACCAACAATGTCATTATCGGCCACGGCTGGCTCGACTACCTTCTTCTGGCCAATGGTACTCTGGCGACCATCCAGAACATGACTTGGAACGGCAAGCAAGGATTCCAGCAGCGACCTACTGAGGACTTCTTCGTACCATATCCGGACAACGCCGACGAAGTCATTAGCGCTATTCTGTACCAGTCCAACATCCCATCAATTCCATTGTACACAGTATTGGCCGGCGCTGGCGTTGCAGGTACAACACACACCGAGCGTGGGCTGACCTTCGTTACGGTCAACAATGCCGGGCACGAGATTCCGCAGTACACCCCGGGAGCTGCGTATCGTCAGCTGGAATTCCTGCTTGGACGCATCCCCAGCTTGACTACGGTTGGACCATATACGACGCAGATTGGTAACATGACGGCGAAGGGGAACTATACCGCATATACAACTGCACGGATTCGGTTTGAGTAA
- a CDS encoding L-gulonolactone oxidase codes for MPTLVNWNDEIKFSVAKGKLKTPSSIEEVQEIVKEAHANHAKVKAIGAMHSITPCFVGSDIIVSTDKLNKILSIDKDHGTVTVQAGVSINQLCEYLKPLGYQPPVILEWGNFHYGAISGTHANDSSLADGAQVSSFVLGVKLVKSDGQLLEISETQNAQYLPAIRSHFGLFGVVCEVTLRIWPIRSLLFTYETQSIEKFTGDFEGQMQKLRSSADQSFALLFQNVDTILIQKRKFQDVDKRPPHPLTNSLESKAINLFTSLVLPATQALAGLQLSAKHAEGLSNFLVKGPLDALRGSEFVINPNDRGILYAEDDPNFEFHDWAFPEEKWPGMVRAYRELLDRFREERDFLITLPTIVYFIQKDDRSLLSRSRNSDMVVVDPEHHDPKDPRWKAFRKAFGELAIQHGGIPHINKTVEAAQIWYAKACDQEALKEYLELRKQFDPDGMFLNDFFEKLFEG; via the coding sequence ATGCCGACACTCGTGAACTGGAACGATGAGATCAAGTTTAGCGTCGCAAAAGGCAAGCTGAAGACTCCAAGCAGCATCGAGGAAGTCCAGGAGATCGTCAAAGAAGCCCACGCCAACCATGCCAAAGTTAAAGCCATCGGGGCTATGCACTCCATCACTCCCTGCTTCGTTGGTAGTGATATCATTGTTTCCACCGACAAATTGAACAAGATCTTGTCGATCGACAAAGACCATGGCACCGTCACGGTTCAAGCTGGTGTATCTATCAATCAGCTCTGTGAATACCTCAAGCCTTTGGGTTACCAGCCTCCGGTCATTCTGGAATGGGGCAATTTTCACTATGGCGCCATCAGCGGCACGCATGCCAACGACTCCTCTCTGGCAGACGGAGCCCAGGTGTCATCTTTTGTACTTGGAGTTAAGCTGGTCAAGAGCGATGGGCAGCTGCTCGAGATCTCCGAGACGCAGAATGCACAGTATCTGCCCGCCATCAGGTCTCACTTCGGTCTGTTCGGTGTTGTGTGCGAGGTGACCCTCCGCATCTGGCCGATCAGATCTCTGCTCTTCACCTACGAGACGCAAAGCATCGAGAAGTTCACGGGTGACTTCGAAGGTCAGATGCAGAAGCTGCGTTCTTCAGCCGATCAATCTTTTGCCCTTCTCTTCCAGAATGTCGACACGATTCTCATCCAGAAGCGCAAATTCCAAGACGTTGACAAGCGTCCGCCGCATCCTCTGACCAACTCACTGGAGAGCAAGGCAATCAACTTGTTTACGAGTCTTGTGCTTCCTGCCACGCAGGCTCTTGCGGGCTTGCAGCTTTCCGCCAAGCATGCAGAAGGTCTTAGCAACTTTCTCGTCAAAGGTCCACTCGACGCCTTGCGAGGCAGCGAGTTCGTCATCAACCCGAATGATCGTGGTATCCTCTACGCAGAGGACGATCCGAACTTCGAGTTCCATGACTGGGCGTTTCCTGAAGAAAAGTGGCCAGGCATGGTTCGTGCTTACCGCGAGCTGCTTGACCGCTTCAGAGAGGAGAGGGACTTTTTGATCACGCTGCCAACCATTGTCTACTTCATCCAGAAGGACGACAGGTCGCTCCTCTCTCGTAGCAGGAACTCCGACATGGTTGTAGTCGATCCAGAGCATCATGATCCCAAAGACCCCAGGTGGAAGGCTTTCAGGAAAGCTTTTGGCGAGCTGGCGATTCAGCACGGCGGCATCCCGCACATCAACAAGACTGTTGAGGCTGCGCAGATTTGGTACGCCAAGGCGTGTGACCAAGAGGCGCTGAAAGAGTACCTGGAGCTTCGCAAGCAGTTTGATCCTGATGGCATGTTCTTGAACGATTTCTTTGAGAAGCTTTTCGAGGGCTGA
- a CDS encoding Putative sterigmatocystin biosynthesis peroxidase stcC: MQLSLITAARELLWPNTSPSKALINGEVEHEYIRGNIQDRSPCPGLNALANHGYLPRDGRGLTIAQVEEACMRGVHQSKALSSAVARPLKQIVRSDGTFDLIDLRRHNVIEHDASLTRLDARQGDNYTFQPAMLQSMFDDAHGGPVTVESLAKSYNRRKKERKADGGVAVPLDLRFVNIIQTVSFLNSADTNGKLSDDMMRVFYEEERIPEVVLNNQHTRTLIGLLGYAFKLIYFVVVGS; the protein is encoded by the exons ATGCAACTGAGCCTCATCACCGCTGCAAGAGAATTGCTCTGGCCCAACACATCTCCCAGCAAAGCACTCATTAACGGCGAAGTCGAGCATGAGTACATTCGAGGAAACATTCAAGATAGAAGTCCTTGCCCTGGGCTGAACGCTCTCGCCAACCACGGATACTT ACCACGAGATGGACGAGGTCTCACCATCGCTCAAGTCGAAGAGGCCTGCATGAGAGGCGTTCATCAAAGCAAAGCCCTTTCCTCCGCCGTTGCTAGACCCTTGAAACAGATTGTCCGCTCTGATGGCACTTTCGACTTGATCGACTTGCGGCGACACAATGTCATCGAGCACGATGCTTCTCTGACCCGGCTTGATGCCCGGCAAGGCGACAACTATACCTTCCAGCCTGCAATGCTTCAATCAATGTTTGACGATGCTCACGGTGGACCAGTCACAGTTGAATCGCTCGCAAAATCTTACAACCGCAGGAAGAAAGAACGTAAGGCAGATGGAGGAGTTGCTGTGCCGCTGGATCTCCGGTTCGTGAACATCATTCAGACAGTCTCATTTCTCAATTCGGCAGATACCAATGGCAAGCTTTCGGACGACATGATGAGGGTGTTCTACGAGGAGGAGAGGATCCCAGAGGTCGTGCTAAACAATCAGCATACACGCACATTGATCGGGCTGCTGGGTTATGCGTTCAAGTTGATCTACTTCGTTGTGGTTGGTAGTTGA
- a CDS encoding Alpha-dioxygenase 2, whose translation MDSPNFKPTLFERLGVRAFHLINSYIPWHRLPGLIGAFNLDFMRVELRNYNLHDGYANTEAQGKLGELPATEQRYVGTRNSDGSDNSLEMRKMGCTGMRFGRNFARKHCHKPTEEELWNPSPRLVSQTFMARKPEDFKPATTLNLLAAAWIQFQVHDWFNHEDSDQTYNIPLQKGDDWPAEHKPMRLFKTKPDEVQDASDERCPGYRNMNTAWWDGSQIYGSSESVTQSLRGCRTDGKLVLDSVGKEPHYLPRNPDGTPKTGFTDNWWLGVEMLHTLFALEHNAICDEIKQGHPRWTGDQIFDKARIVNCALMAKIHTVEWTPAILAHPALQIGMSANWWGIVGEKLTKAVGRISKTSEATSGIPGSGVDHHCIPYSLTEEFVSVYRMHSLIPDNIALFGAESGRHIGTVPTEDVTFTKPLDPFKAGVTFADAFYSFGINYPGAITNSNYPVFMQRLTTPDGQLRDMGTVDILRDRERGVPRYTEFRRLLRMTVPKTFEELTGGNKELAAKLSEVYGGDIDKVDALIGSHSEPLPEGFGFSDTAFRIFILMASRRLKSDRFIAGSWNAAMYTKEGFDWVQNSSLSDVLRRHFPELKAMLPEKTNVFAPWVKLPGSQEYAGIETNAPKS comes from the exons ATGGACTCGCCGAACTTCAAGCCGACGCTATTCGAGCGCTTGGGTGTAAGAGCATTCCACCTTATCAACTCTTACATCCCATGGCATCGCCTACCTGGTCTCATCGGAGCTTTCAACCTCGACTTCATGAGAGTTGAGCTGCGCAATTACAATCTCCACGATGGGTACGCCAACACAGAGGCGCAAGGTAAACTTGGAGAGCTTCCGGCGACAGAGCAGCGCTACGTGGGTACCCGAAATTCAGACGGCAGTGACAACTCTCTTGAGATGCGAAAGATGGGCTGTACTGGCATGCGCTTTGGTCGCAACTTTGCTCGTAAGCATTGCCACAAGCCGACAGAAGAGGAATTGTGGAATCCAAGCCCACGGCTGGTCAGTCAGACCTTCATGGCAAGGAAACCCGAAGACTTCAAGCCTGCCACTACACTGAATCTCTTAGCGGCGGCATGGATCCAGTTCCAGGTCCATGACTGGTTCAATCACGAGGAT AGCGACCAAACATACAACATCCCTCTCCAGAAGGGCGACGACTGGCCAGCAGAGCACAAGCCTATGAGACTCTTCAAGACGAAGCCAGATGAAGTGCAGGATGCGTCAGACGAGCGATGCCCCGGCTACCGGAACATGAACACTGCTTGGTGGGATGGCTCGCAGATTTATGGCTCGAGTGAAAGTGTCACGCAGAGCTTGCGAGGCTGCCGTACTGACGGCAAGCTAGTCCTGGACAGCGTAGGTAAAGAGCCTCACTACCTTCCACGAAACCCAGATGGTACTCCAAAGACTGGCTTCACGGACAATTGGTGGTTAGGTGTTGAGATGCTTCACACTTTGTTCGCGCTGGAACACAATGCCATATGCGACGAGATCAAACAAGGTCATCCACGCTGGACAGG CGACCAAATCTTTGACAAGGCACGTATCGTCAACTGCGCTCTTATGGCCAAGATTCACACAGTGGAATGGACTCCAGCCATCCTGGCACATCCTGCTCTCCAGATCGGCATGAGTGCCAACTGGTGGGGGATTGTTGGGGAGAAG CTGACCAAGGCCGTTGGACGCATCTCCAAGACTAGTGAAGCAACTAGTGGCATTCCAGGCTCGGGGGTCGACCACCACTGCATTCCATACTCATTGACAGAAGAGTTCGTTTCGGTGTACCGCATGCATTCGTTGATTCCAG ATAACATCGCTCTCTTCGGCGCCGAGAGTGGCAGACACATCGGCACAGTGCCAACTGAAGATGTCACCTTCACGAAGCCCCTCGACCCTTTCAAAGCCGGCGTGACCTTCGCCGATGCCTTCTACTCCTTTGGCATCAACTACCCAGGCGCAATTACCAATAGCAACTATCCAGTCTTCATGCAGCGGCTTACCACACCGGACGGCCAACTTCGCGACATGGGTACCGTCGACATCTTGCGTGACCGCGAGCGCGGCGTTCCACGGTACACCGAGTTCCGCCGTCTGCTTCGCATGACCGTTCCCAAGACCTTCGAGGAGCTGACTGGAGGCAACAAAGAACTTGCTGCGAAGCTCAGCGAGGTGTATGGTGGAGACATTGATAAGGTCGATGCCCTCATTGGATCGCACAGTGAACCTCTACCAGAAGGATTCGGCTTCAGCGATACGGCCTTCAGAATCTTCATCCTGATGGCTAGCAGACGACTCAAGAGTGACCGCTTCATCGCCGGTTCCTGGAATGCGGCAATGTACACCAAGGAGGGTTTCGACTGGGTGCAGAACAGCAGTTTGAGTGATGTGCTGAGGCGTCATTTCCCGGAACTGAAAGCGATGCTGCCAGAAAAGACCAATGTCTTTGCGCCTTGGGTCAAGCTGCCAGGGTCGCAAGAGTATGCTGGGATCGAGACCAATGCCCCAAAGTCGTGA